One part of the Pecten maximus chromosome 9, xPecMax1.1, whole genome shotgun sequence genome encodes these proteins:
- the LOC117333972 gene encoding peroxisomal NADH pyrophosphatase NUDT12-like, with the protein MRMLNRLRVWQCITRKPSTAVRFVVMMSNTEGPLDTKKSFEDKYFDCAANGNVEELKFLLQATFNPDHRNDKGWTALMFAARHGQVPVVETLLEKGCDVNLVNKTGQTAQDIAVFWDQKNTVNMLTDFIRKENPDKQQRNYFSLNNLDRMAENRKDSCWLESKLKEETTRFIVFSDLKPLVVSSHDSAKRYKYTLVRLAHRDIEFQLKTNPLLVFLGVEMYNPSKDDSSEENVVSQALFALDVTNTDESKFKTLVNEAEFITSYPASMQLEPSDAGIFAEARSMLDWLDRYKFCATCGSSTTVTEGGYKRTCDDKSCRTNKGIHNTCYPRTDPSVIMLVVSPDKKRCLLGRKKQFPAKMYSCLAGFMEPGETIEDTCRPGVVTRMV; encoded by the exons ATGCGCATGTTAAATCGCCTCCGTGTTTGGCAGTGCATCACCAGAAAGCCAAGCACAGCTGTCAG ATTTGTGGTGATGATGAGCAACACAGAAGGACCTTTAGATACAAAGAAAAGCTTTGAAGATAAATACTTTGATTGTGCTGCAAATGGGAATGTGGAGGAGCTAAAGTTCCTTTTACAAG CCACATTTAACCCCGATCATCGTAATGATAAAGGATGGACAGCTTTAATGTTTGCAGCACGACACGGACAAGTACCCGTGGTTGAAACACTGCTAGAAAAAGG GTGTGATGTAAATTTGGTTAACAAAACTGGACAGACTGCTCAAGATATAGCTGTTTTCTGGGACCAAAAAAACACTGTCAACATGTTGACCGATTTCATTAGAAAGGAAAATCCTGACAAACAACAGCGTAATTACTTCTCTCTGAACAACTTGGATCGCATGGCTGAGAACCGAAAGGACAGCTGCTGGCTTGAATCCAAATTAAAGGAAGAAACCACTAGATTTATTGTGTTTTCAGACCTTAAACCGCTGGTTGTTTCTAGTCATGATTCTGCCAAGAGATACAAGTACACACTGGTTCGTCTAGCCCACAGGGATATAGAATTTCAGCTGAAAACCAATCCACTTCTCGTTTTCCTAGGAGTAGAAATGTATAATCCTTCTAAAGATGACAGCTCTGAAGAAAATGTTGTTAGTCAGGCATTATTTGCTCTTGATGTAACAAATACAGACGAATCAAAATTCAAGACTCTGGTTAACGAGGCAGAATTTATTACAAGCTATCCTGCATCAATGCAGTTGGAGCCAAGCGATGCTGGGATTTTTGCAGAGGCTCGCTCGATGTTGGACTGGCTAGACCGCTATAAGTTCTGTGCTACCTGTGGAAGTTCTACTACAGTGACGGAGGGGGGATATAAACGCACCTGTGATGACAAATCATGCCGCACAAACAAAG GTATTCACAACACATGCTACCCTCGTACTGACCCATCTGTGATCATgctggttgtctcccctgataaGAAGAGATGCCTGCTGGGAAGGAAGAAACAATTTCCTGCCAAGATGTACTCCTGTCTTGCTGGATTCATGGAACCAG GTGAGACAATTGAGGATACCTGTCGACCAGGGGTTGTAACAAGGATGGTCTAG